One Parafrankia irregularis DNA window includes the following coding sequences:
- a CDS encoding antibiotic biosynthesis monooxygenase family protein produces the protein MTTGAAGGRVRVMLWAVDPSDDPGAVERAYHEISSKLVGTPGLLGNRLLRSAAEPSRFAVVSEWTGMAEFAAWESGAEHKPATSPLRPLQDPAMRAVIYTEVASYGPDGPFDDPDGT, from the coding sequence ATGACCACCGGCGCGGCCGGCGGCCGGGTCCGGGTGATGCTGTGGGCGGTCGACCCGTCGGACGATCCCGGCGCGGTCGAGCGGGCCTACCACGAGATCAGCTCCAAGCTCGTGGGCACGCCCGGCCTGCTCGGCAACCGGCTGCTGCGCTCGGCGGCGGAGCCGTCCCGCTTCGCCGTGGTCAGCGAGTGGACCGGCATGGCCGAGTTCGCCGCCTGGGAGAGCGGGGCGGAGCACAAGCCGGCCACCTCACCGCTGCGCCCGCTGCAGGACCCGGCGATGCGGGCGGTCATCTACACCGAGGTCGCCTCCTACGGCCCGGACGGCCCGTTCGACGACCCGGACGGCACATGA
- the ligD gene encoding non-homologous end-joining DNA ligase, protein MPALPSPMLATAGKLPRGAEWAYEIKWDGVRILASVAGGRVRARGRSERDVLTAYPELEALAADLGPADAVLDGEIVAFGPDGVPDFGRLAHRIHIADPHRARRAAAAVPVRYLVFDLLALAGRETVDLPYDTRRAMLAELPGIDVPESFPGGPAGAAARESVDVGESVDVGESVLRASAAAGLEGVVAKRRASVYQPGRRSADWIKVKNVRRQSVVVGGWEPGLGRRSARIGALLVGVSTPAGPRYAGQVGTGFSEATLDRLAELLAPLRTDRPTFPDVGPEQARTVVWVRPELVAEVEFTAWTADGRLRHPSFKGLRDDLSPLDTARDE, encoded by the coding sequence ATGCCGGCTCTGCCTTCTCCCATGCTCGCCACCGCCGGGAAGCTGCCTCGCGGGGCAGAGTGGGCCTACGAGATCAAATGGGACGGGGTCCGGATCCTCGCCTCGGTGGCGGGCGGCCGGGTCCGCGCCCGCGGCCGGTCGGAGCGGGACGTCCTGACGGCCTACCCCGAGCTGGAAGCCCTCGCGGCCGACCTCGGGCCCGCCGACGCCGTCCTCGACGGGGAGATCGTCGCCTTCGGGCCCGACGGCGTGCCCGACTTCGGGCGGCTCGCGCACCGCATCCACATCGCCGACCCGCACCGCGCGCGCCGGGCGGCGGCAGCCGTACCCGTCCGCTACCTGGTGTTCGACCTGCTCGCGCTGGCCGGGCGCGAGACGGTCGATCTCCCCTACGACACCCGGCGGGCGATGCTGGCGGAACTGCCCGGGATCGACGTGCCGGAGTCCTTCCCCGGTGGGCCCGCGGGCGCCGCCGCGCGCGAGTCGGTGGACGTCGGAGAGTCGGTGGACGTCGGAGAGTCGGTGCTGCGGGCAAGCGCCGCGGCGGGCCTGGAGGGGGTGGTCGCCAAGCGCCGCGCGTCCGTCTACCAGCCCGGTCGGCGCAGCGCCGACTGGATCAAGGTGAAGAACGTGCGGCGCCAGAGCGTGGTGGTCGGCGGCTGGGAGCCCGGCCTGGGCCGTCGCTCGGCGCGGATCGGCGCGCTGCTGGTCGGCGTGTCCACCCCCGCCGGGCCGCGCTACGCGGGCCAGGTCGGCACCGGCTTCTCGGAGGCAACCCTGGACCGGCTCGCGGAGCTGCTCGCACCGCTGCGCACCGACCGCCCGACCTTCCCCGACGTCGGCCCCGAGCAGGCCCGCACCGTGGTCTGGGTCCGTCCCGAGCTCGTCGCCGAGGTCGAGTTCACCGCGTGGACGGCGGATGGCCGCCTGCGCCACCCGTCCTTCAAGGGCCTTCGCGACGACCTGAGCCCGCTCGACACCGCCCGCGACGAGTAG
- a CDS encoding SDR family NAD(P)-dependent oxidoreductase: protein MFPDLAGKRALVTGGTRGIGRSVVLGLAQAGATVVVGHQRETEEAESLRRELKATGNEHLLVQADVADPAQITELIAATGAHLGGLDIVVNSVGTISHVPYAQLPLEAWTQVLSTNLTATHLVTQGALELLGDSGTVINIGSGAGVVGVPLRAHYTAAKTGLIGLTRSLSKELGSKGIRVNLVSPGVIETDQAAGMPEAARTAYTNRIPLGRLGEAHEVAAVVLFLASDVSSYVNGATFTVDGGI, encoded by the coding sequence ATGTTCCCAGACCTGGCCGGCAAGCGTGCCCTGGTCACCGGCGGCACGCGCGGGATCGGCCGGTCCGTCGTGCTCGGGCTCGCCCAGGCCGGCGCCACCGTCGTCGTCGGTCACCAGCGGGAGACCGAGGAGGCGGAGAGCCTGCGCCGCGAGCTCAAGGCCACCGGCAACGAGCATCTGCTGGTGCAGGCCGACGTCGCCGACCCCGCGCAGATCACCGAGCTCATCGCGGCCACCGGTGCCCACCTCGGCGGTCTCGACATCGTCGTGAACAGCGTCGGCACGATCAGCCACGTCCCGTACGCGCAGCTGCCGCTGGAGGCGTGGACGCAGGTGCTGTCCACCAACCTCACCGCGACGCACCTGGTCACCCAGGGCGCGCTGGAGCTGCTCGGCGACTCCGGCACCGTCATCAACATCGGCTCCGGCGCCGGTGTGGTGGGCGTGCCGCTGCGCGCCCACTACACCGCGGCGAAGACCGGTCTGATCGGCCTCACCCGCTCGCTGTCCAAGGAGCTCGGCTCCAAGGGCATCCGGGTCAACCTGGTCTCGCCGGGCGTCATCGAGACCGACCAGGCCGCCGGCATGCCCGAGGCCGCCCGCACCGCCTACACCAACCGGATCCCGCTCGGCCGGCTCGGCGAGGCGCACGAGGTCGCGGCGGTCGTGCTGTTCCTGGCCAGCGACGTGTCCAGCTACGTCAACGGCGCCACCTTCACGGTCGACGGAGGAATCTGA
- a CDS encoding antibiotic biosynthesis monooxygenase family protein → MGHPQPFRIMLTMHIHPGREQEFEQTWLRIGDGVTSHPANLGQWLIRSEDEASTYFIISDWVDEAQFRAFEQSPGHLEHRKILHPLRASGSMVTGTVLTHLVGAASA, encoded by the coding sequence ATGGGTCACCCGCAGCCGTTCCGCATCATGCTCACCATGCACATCCACCCGGGCCGTGAGCAGGAGTTCGAGCAGACCTGGCTGCGCATCGGGGACGGCGTGACCAGCCACCCGGCCAACCTCGGCCAGTGGCTGATCCGCTCCGAGGACGAGGCGAGCACCTACTTCATCATCAGCGACTGGGTGGACGAAGCCCAGTTCCGCGCGTTCGAGCAGAGCCCGGGCCACCTGGAGCACCGCAAGATCCTGCACCCGCTGCGCGCCAGCGGGTCGATGGTGACCGGGACGGTGCTCACCCACCTGGTCGGCGCGGCGTCCGCATGA
- a CDS encoding PAS domain-containing protein — MPIDASQYTGVPATDYLLELVDLFDNSNIGIGVTGAGGAIRRANPAFRRLAGWPAVGQVEPSARALLGEQTWGRVTAAALDGRALHNLPVTFHRADGSTADALLDVNGEADGAALRLVARPAFRGSLPGPDGTAETDVRDWLGQCDRTDGAPLVEGLDEAGVTALTKELEDLFELLPVPLHGMARTAEVKRTNQIHLEFLGCPDEPTRFVGQNLLAIFAVEADLVALGASLTGVGAILNFPTTIRRLDGSELPMRVYSSTVTRGDDFVGTRCYLFFDDAADAPGGLAPAST; from the coding sequence ATGCCGATCGACGCGTCGCAGTACACCGGTGTCCCCGCCACCGACTACCTGCTGGAACTCGTGGACCTCTTCGACAACTCGAACATCGGCATCGGGGTCACCGGCGCCGGCGGGGCCATCAGGCGGGCGAATCCCGCATTTCGCCGCCTCGCCGGCTGGCCGGCGGTGGGCCAGGTCGAGCCGTCCGCGCGGGCGCTGCTGGGTGAGCAGACGTGGGGGCGGGTGACCGCCGCCGCGCTCGACGGGCGCGCGCTGCACAACCTGCCGGTCACCTTCCACCGCGCGGACGGGTCGACAGCCGACGCCCTGCTCGACGTCAACGGGGAGGCGGACGGCGCGGCCCTGCGCCTCGTCGCCCGACCCGCGTTCCGGGGCTCGCTCCCGGGCCCGGACGGGACAGCCGAGACGGATGTGCGGGACTGGCTCGGCCAGTGCGACCGGACCGACGGCGCGCCGCTCGTCGAAGGGCTCGACGAGGCCGGGGTCACCGCGCTGACGAAGGAGCTCGAGGACCTCTTCGAGCTGCTGCCCGTACCCCTGCACGGTATGGCCCGCACCGCCGAGGTGAAGCGGACCAACCAGATCCATCTCGAGTTCCTCGGCTGCCCCGACGAGCCCACCAGGTTCGTCGGCCAGAACCTGCTGGCCATCTTCGCCGTCGAGGCGGACCTGGTCGCGCTCGGCGCGAGCCTGACCGGCGTCGGCGCGATCCTCAACTTCCCGACCACGATCCGCCGTCTCGACGGCTCCGAGCTGCCCATGCGGGTCTACTCGAGCACGGTGACGCGGGGCGACGACTTCGTCGGCACCCGCTGCTACCTCTTCTTCGACGACGCCGCGGACGCCCCCGGCGGACTCGCCCCGGCCTCGACCTGA
- a CDS encoding beta-ketoacyl synthase N-terminal-like domain-containing protein, whose protein sequence is MTILDTGAATGASASTDTGTGSARPDPVVRPVITGLGVIAPSGLGTEEHWASTLRGELRVAPITRFDASRYDARLAGEVPGFAADAFIDNRYIVQTDRWTWLGMAASRLAMADAGYDPADHDPYETSVVFGAGSGGNDFGQRELSRLWSRGRTAVSVYQSIAWFYAATTGQTSIRHGLKGPSGVLVSDTAGGLDSLAQARRTIRRGTPTVLAGGAEAGLTPYALTCHLSSGRVSTASEAADGYKPFDVRANGYLPGEGGATLLVEDPATAARRGARVYGEIAGYAATHDGAHHEQAPGDARWLAAAMRRALADANLAPADVDVVFADGAGSADLDALEAEAIRSVFGAGAVPVTAPQGLIGRLCAGGSAVAAATALLAIRDGVIPAVGNLDEPNPAHGLDLVRTPREGRVRVALVNARGYGGFNSSLVLRAVDPA, encoded by the coding sequence GTGACGATTCTCGACACCGGCGCGGCAACCGGCGCGTCGGCCAGCACGGACACCGGCACCGGATCGGCGCGGCCCGATCCGGTGGTGCGCCCGGTCATCACCGGGCTCGGCGTCATCGCGCCGAGCGGCCTGGGCACCGAGGAGCACTGGGCCTCGACGCTGCGCGGCGAGCTGCGCGTCGCGCCGATAACCCGGTTCGACGCCAGCCGCTACGACGCCCGGCTCGCCGGCGAGGTCCCCGGCTTCGCCGCCGACGCCTTCATCGACAACCGGTACATCGTCCAGACCGACCGGTGGACCTGGCTGGGCATGGCCGCGTCCCGGCTGGCGATGGCCGACGCCGGCTACGACCCGGCCGACCACGACCCCTACGAGACGTCGGTCGTGTTCGGCGCGGGTTCCGGCGGCAACGACTTCGGGCAGCGTGAGCTGTCCCGGCTGTGGTCGCGGGGGCGCACCGCCGTCAGCGTGTACCAGTCGATCGCCTGGTTCTACGCGGCGACCACCGGTCAGACCTCCATCCGGCACGGGCTCAAGGGTCCGTCCGGTGTGCTGGTCAGCGACACCGCCGGTGGGCTGGACAGCCTCGCACAGGCCCGGCGCACCATCCGGCGTGGCACACCGACCGTGCTCGCCGGCGGGGCCGAGGCCGGGCTGACGCCGTACGCGCTCACCTGCCACCTCAGCAGCGGCCGGGTCAGCACCGCGTCCGAGGCGGCGGACGGGTACAAGCCCTTCGACGTCCGCGCGAACGGCTACCTGCCCGGCGAGGGCGGCGCGACGCTGCTCGTCGAGGACCCGGCGACCGCGGCCCGCCGTGGTGCCCGGGTGTACGGCGAGATCGCCGGCTACGCGGCCACCCACGACGGCGCCCACCACGAGCAGGCCCCGGGCGACGCCCGCTGGCTCGCCGCGGCGATGCGCCGGGCGCTCGCCGACGCGAACCTGGCACCGGCCGACGTCGACGTCGTCTTCGCCGACGGCGCCGGCTCCGCGGACCTCGACGCGCTGGAGGCGGAGGCGATCCGCTCGGTGTTCGGCGCCGGGGCGGTGCCCGTCACCGCGCCGCAGGGCCTCATCGGACGGCTGTGCGCCGGCGGGTCGGCGGTGGCGGCGGCGACCGCCCTGCTGGCCATCCGGGACGGTGTGATCCCCGCGGTCGGCAACCTGGACGAACCGAACCCCGCCCACGGCCTGGACCTGGTCCGGACGCCGCGGGAGGGCCGGGTCCGGGTCGCGCTGGTCAACGCGCGCGGCTACGGCGGCTTCAACAGCTCGCTGGTGCTCCGGGCAGTCGACCCAGCCTGA
- a CDS encoding amidohydrolase family protein, which translates to MLVRRAEVLTGSAGGRGLRDVRIDRGFVTAVGPPGQRLERRAGEAELDAAGGALLPGLHDHHVHLMSLAASLASTQLGPPAVTDRPAFARTLATAAAAAAAARSRGGDGWVRGIGYHPSVAGDLDRWSLDALTGDVPTRVQHRGGALWVLNSAALRAVGLSSGSGSASSSGPTSSSRSSSPAGSSGAAGGEGVERTAAGAPTGRLWRLDSWLASRIPRIAADLAAVGRTALAAGVTGFTDATPERRPADAAALARAVATGALPQRLALMLPSTEPVPPGPLDPSGAGPHDVRLTAGPVKIILDDTDLPSPDALAPRIRAAHRAGAAVAVHCVTRVQLVVALAAIQEAGPDPGGRARPADRIEHGAVIPPELAELVRAAGLTVVTQPNFVAERGDVYLAEVDPEDLPWLYPCRSLLATGVAVAAGTDAPFGHPDPWRAVRAATRRRTAAGALLGGDERVDGRTALDLFLGHPDTPAQPRRIRPGLPADLCLLRGSLDEALADPDAARVAATLIDGALAHTAG; encoded by the coding sequence GTGCTGGTCCGACGTGCCGAGGTCCTCACGGGCTCCGCGGGCGGGCGCGGGTTACGCGACGTCCGGATCGACCGCGGGTTCGTCACCGCGGTCGGGCCGCCGGGCCAGCGCCTGGAGCGCCGCGCCGGCGAGGCCGAGCTCGACGCGGCGGGTGGCGCGCTGCTGCCCGGCCTGCACGACCACCACGTCCATCTGATGTCGCTCGCCGCGTCGCTGGCATCCACCCAGCTCGGACCGCCCGCGGTCACCGACCGGCCGGCGTTCGCCCGGACGCTGGCCACGGCCGCCGCAGCCGCCGCGGCGGCCCGGAGCCGGGGCGGTGACGGCTGGGTGCGCGGGATCGGGTACCACCCGTCCGTCGCCGGGGACCTCGACCGCTGGTCACTCGACGCGCTCACCGGCGACGTGCCCACCCGGGTCCAGCACCGCGGCGGCGCGCTGTGGGTTCTGAACTCGGCCGCGCTGCGGGCGGTCGGCCTGAGCTCCGGCTCCGGCTCGGCCTCATCCTCCGGCCCCACAAGTTCCTCCCGCTCCTCCAGCCCGGCGGGTTCCTCCGGCGCCGCGGGCGGTGAGGGTGTCGAACGCACCGCCGCCGGAGCGCCGACCGGGCGCCTGTGGCGCCTGGACAGCTGGCTCGCCAGCCGGATACCGCGGATCGCGGCGGACCTCGCGGCGGTCGGCCGGACCGCGCTCGCCGCCGGAGTCACCGGTTTCACCGACGCCACGCCCGAGCGGCGGCCCGCCGACGCCGCGGCGCTCGCACGGGCCGTCGCCACCGGCGCCCTTCCGCAGCGCCTGGCCCTGATGCTCCCCTCGACCGAGCCGGTGCCACCCGGCCCGCTCGATCCGTCCGGCGCGGGCCCGCACGACGTCCGGCTCACCGCCGGGCCGGTGAAGATCATCCTGGATGACACCGACCTGCCGAGCCCGGACGCCCTCGCGCCGCGGATCCGCGCCGCCCACCGGGCGGGGGCGGCCGTCGCCGTGCACTGCGTGACCCGGGTCCAGCTCGTGGTCGCCCTCGCGGCGATCCAGGAGGCCGGCCCCGATCCCGGCGGCCGCGCCCGGCCAGCCGACCGGATCGAGCACGGCGCGGTGATCCCCCCGGAGCTGGCCGAACTCGTCCGCGCCGCCGGCCTCACCGTCGTCACCCAGCCGAACTTCGTGGCCGAGCGCGGCGACGTCTATCTCGCGGAGGTCGACCCGGAGGACCTTCCCTGGCTCTACCCGTGCCGGTCACTGCTGGCCACCGGTGTCGCCGTGGCCGCCGGTACCGACGCGCCCTTCGGCCACCCGGATCCGTGGCGGGCCGTACGGGCGGCCACACGGCGGCGCACCGCGGCGGGCGCCCTGCTCGGCGGGGACGAACGGGTCGACGGGCGCACCGCGCTCGACCTTTTCCTGGGGCATCCCGACACCCCCGCCCAGCCCCGCCGGATCCGGCCGGGCCTTCCCGCGGACCTCTGCCTGCTGCGCGGCTCGCTCGACGAGGCCCTCGCCGACCCGGACGCGGCCCGGGTCGCCGCCACCCTCATCGACGGAGCCCTCGCCCACACCGCCGGCTGA
- a CDS encoding ABC transporter ATP-binding protein: MQTPLSDDGLLPTATAGETWRYAVRLLRPRWALVVLTVLVLSAGTALQLVTPRALGWVVDAAIDGDRGAVVWPVQVLVFVTIAAGILQALTRTLIALVGEPVLASLREDVLERALRLPAGEVERGGSGDLVARISGDVEVVTAAIRSTVPTLAMSVFLVWMTAVGLAVIDWRFAVVALLALPTDIYALRWYLRRSGPVFADQRIAEGARAQQLLDSVGGVDTVRAFRLGPDHLRRSARRSEEAVEVAYRAIHFRTRFWGRMHLSEAIGVGVVLVAGFYLVRDGAVTVGAATAAALYFSRLFEPVNMILMMIDTTQEAGAALARLVGVARVAPPPPRERAALGEPSVDVRGVDFAYDEGREILHGVDLAVRPGTWTAVVGASGAGKTTLVKIISGLHPPAAGEVRLGGVPVGELGPEQLRDTVALVTQEVHVFAGPLIDDLRLARPDASDADVEQALERAGALSWVAALPSAERTVVGRGGHRLTPTQAQELALARLLLVDAPVVVLDEATADAGSAGARRLEGAARRALEGRTVIVVAHRLTQAAAADDVLVLEQGRVAERGTHDELVAASGRYARMWSAWSSSGAPPSSMGAPEPATAV, encoded by the coding sequence GTGCAGACACCCTTATCGGACGACGGCCTTCTCCCCACCGCCACCGCGGGCGAGACGTGGCGGTACGCGGTGCGGCTGCTTCGGCCGCGCTGGGCGCTCGTGGTGCTCACGGTCCTGGTGCTGTCGGCGGGGACCGCGCTCCAGCTCGTCACGCCACGCGCCCTCGGCTGGGTCGTCGACGCCGCGATCGACGGTGACCGCGGCGCCGTGGTCTGGCCCGTGCAGGTGCTGGTGTTCGTGACGATCGCCGCCGGAATCCTCCAGGCGCTGACCAGGACGCTCATCGCGCTCGTCGGGGAGCCCGTCCTCGCGTCGCTGCGGGAGGACGTTCTGGAGCGGGCCCTGCGGCTGCCCGCCGGCGAGGTCGAACGCGGGGGCTCGGGGGACCTGGTCGCCCGGATCAGCGGCGACGTCGAGGTCGTGACCGCCGCGATCCGCTCCACCGTGCCGACCCTGGCGATGTCGGTCTTCCTGGTCTGGATGACGGCCGTCGGCCTGGCTGTCATCGACTGGAGGTTCGCCGTCGTCGCGCTGCTCGCCCTGCCGACCGACATCTACGCGTTGCGGTGGTACCTGCGCCGGTCGGGACCGGTCTTCGCGGACCAGCGGATCGCCGAGGGCGCGCGGGCCCAGCAGCTGCTGGACTCGGTCGGTGGCGTCGACACCGTGCGGGCGTTCCGGCTCGGCCCCGACCACCTCCGCCGGTCCGCGCGTCGCTCCGAGGAGGCGGTGGAGGTCGCCTACCGGGCGATCCACTTCCGGACCCGCTTCTGGGGGCGCATGCACCTGTCCGAGGCGATCGGTGTGGGCGTCGTCCTCGTCGCGGGCTTCTACCTGGTACGCGACGGTGCCGTGACGGTCGGCGCGGCGACCGCGGCGGCGCTCTACTTCAGCCGCCTGTTCGAACCGGTCAACATGATCCTGATGATGATCGACACGACCCAGGAGGCCGGTGCGGCGCTGGCCCGCCTCGTCGGCGTGGCCCGGGTCGCCCCGCCGCCGCCGCGGGAGCGGGCCGCCCTCGGCGAGCCGTCCGTGGACGTCCGCGGCGTGGACTTCGCCTACGACGAGGGCCGCGAGATCCTCCATGGCGTCGACCTCGCCGTCCGTCCCGGCACGTGGACGGCGGTCGTGGGCGCCAGCGGGGCCGGCAAGACGACCCTGGTCAAGATCATCTCTGGGCTGCATCCACCGGCGGCGGGCGAGGTACGCCTCGGTGGCGTGCCCGTCGGTGAGCTCGGGCCGGAGCAGCTGCGTGACACGGTGGCGCTGGTGACCCAGGAGGTCCACGTCTTCGCGGGCCCGCTGATCGACGACCTTCGCCTCGCCCGGCCCGACGCCTCGGACGCGGACGTCGAGCAGGCGCTGGAGCGTGCGGGCGCGCTGTCCTGGGTCGCCGCGTTGCCCTCCGCCGAGCGGACGGTGGTGGGCCGGGGCGGCCACCGCCTCACCCCGACGCAGGCACAGGAGCTCGCGCTGGCCCGCCTGCTGCTGGTGGACGCACCGGTCGTCGTCCTGGACGAGGCCACCGCCGACGCCGGCAGCGCCGGTGCGAGGAGGCTGGAGGGGGCCGCGCGGCGCGCGCTCGAAGGCCGGACAGTGATCGTCGTCGCGCACCGGCTGACCCAGGCCGCCGCCGCCGACGACGTCCTGGTGCTCGAGCAGGGCCGCGTCGCCGAGCGGGGGACCCATGACGAGCTCGTGGCCGCGTCCGGGCGGTACGCGCGGATGTGGTCGGCCTGGTCGTCGTCCGGAGCGCCGCCGTCGTCCATGGGTGCTCCGGAACCCGCCACCGCGGTCTGA
- a CDS encoding ABC transporter ATP-binding protein, protein MTDPVAPAGATPAGGASGGSDGTATTTTHTAASVLNLARRGQLRQVGASSFFLSCHQVAEALVPVTIGLTVDRAISTGDGASMLRWLAVLLGLFVALTCAMRWGFRANLRAVQGAGHDLRMLLAGRVLDPRGGAEADQLPGQLVALATGDTLKVGMLNYALAMAVSGVAGVGVAVVSLARFSLPLTGIVVAGTVLLMVITHLLGRPLERRSGAERATMAAATGMAADLIAGLRVLQGFGGERAAVGRYRAASRRALGATLRAAAVESTVRALAVVLAGGLLAAVTLVAGRLAADGSISIGALITALGLAQFLIDPLNRITGFGAQRAQAVASAGRIATVLNAPWAVDGPEHAAPDGHSHGHGESDGHDESDGAGDQQGRPRPAKGAGSQDGPGRGEARLRLAGITVGSVRELDLEVRAGEFLGLVAADPGEAAAVLSVLARDTDPVAGSVLLDGTPVTGLHPDASRRSVVVAPHDAVLFDGTVLDNIRSVAPAADLDRVVTAAGVDDLREALADGLETRLRSGGASLSGGQRQRVALARALATAAPVLVLHEPTTAVDSLTERRIAGGLRDLRAGLSTVCVTASPAVLASCDRVVLLDGGAITAEGTHEELVRTDGRYRELVLA, encoded by the coding sequence ATGACCGACCCCGTCGCGCCTGCCGGCGCCACCCCCGCCGGAGGCGCCAGCGGTGGCAGCGACGGCACTGCGACCACCACGACCCACACCGCCGCGTCGGTGCTGAACCTGGCCCGCCGGGGCCAGCTGCGCCAGGTGGGCGCGTCGTCGTTCTTCCTGTCCTGCCACCAGGTCGCCGAGGCCCTCGTGCCGGTCACCATCGGTCTCACGGTGGACCGGGCGATCTCCACCGGGGACGGCGCGTCGATGCTGCGCTGGCTCGCCGTGCTGCTCGGGCTGTTCGTGGCGCTGACCTGCGCGATGCGCTGGGGTTTCCGCGCGAACCTGCGCGCGGTCCAGGGCGCCGGTCATGACCTGCGGATGCTGCTGGCCGGCCGCGTCCTCGACCCGCGCGGCGGTGCCGAGGCCGACCAGCTTCCCGGGCAGCTCGTCGCCCTGGCGACCGGCGACACCCTCAAGGTCGGCATGCTGAACTACGCGCTGGCGATGGCCGTGTCCGGAGTGGCCGGGGTCGGCGTCGCCGTGGTCTCCCTGGCCCGGTTCTCCCTGCCGCTGACCGGCATCGTCGTCGCCGGCACGGTGCTCCTCATGGTGATCACCCACCTGCTCGGGCGGCCACTGGAACGGCGCAGCGGCGCCGAGCGCGCGACCATGGCGGCCGCGACCGGCATGGCGGCCGACCTGATCGCCGGTCTGCGCGTCCTCCAGGGCTTCGGCGGCGAACGCGCCGCGGTCGGGCGCTACCGGGCGGCAAGCCGCCGCGCGCTGGGTGCCACCCTGCGGGCGGCGGCGGTGGAGTCGACGGTCCGGGCGCTGGCGGTGGTGCTGGCGGGCGGCCTGCTCGCGGCCGTCACGCTGGTGGCCGGTCGGCTCGCCGCCGACGGTTCGATCAGCATCGGAGCGCTGATCACCGCGCTCGGCCTGGCCCAGTTCCTGATCGACCCGCTCAACCGGATCACCGGCTTCGGTGCCCAGCGGGCACAGGCGGTTGCCTCGGCCGGTCGCATCGCCACGGTCCTGAACGCCCCCTGGGCGGTCGACGGCCCCGAGCACGCGGCGCCTGACGGCCACAGCCACGGCCACGGCGAAAGCGACGGCCACGACGAAAGTGACGGCGCCGGCGACCAGCAGGGACGTCCGCGGCCGGCGAAGGGCGCCGGGTCGCAGGACGGCCCCGGGCGGGGCGAGGCGCGTCTTCGGCTGGCCGGGATCACCGTAGGCAGCGTCCGCGAGCTCGACCTGGAGGTCCGCGCCGGGGAGTTCCTGGGCCTGGTCGCGGCCGACCCGGGCGAGGCCGCGGCGGTGCTGTCCGTCCTCGCCCGGGACACCGACCCGGTGGCCGGATCCGTGCTGCTCGACGGGACGCCCGTCACGGGGCTGCACCCCGACGCGAGCCGCCGGTCGGTCGTCGTCGCCCCACACGATGCCGTCCTGTTCGACGGGACCGTGCTCGACAACATCCGGTCGGTGGCGCCGGCGGCCGACCTGGACCGGGTGGTGACGGCGGCCGGCGTCGACGATCTGCGGGAGGCTCTCGCCGACGGGCTGGAGACCCGGCTGCGCTCCGGCGGGGCGTCCCTGTCCGGCGGCCAGCGGCAGCGGGTCGCCCTGGCCCGTGCCCTTGCCACCGCCGCCCCCGTGCTCGTGCTGCACGAGCCCACGACCGCGGTCGACTCACTGACGGAGCGTCGGATCGCCGGTGGGCTGCGGGACCTGCGCGCCGGTCTGAGCACGGTGTGCGTGACGGCGAGCCCCGCCGTGCTGGCGTCCTGCGACCGGGTCGTGCTCCTCGACGGTGGCGCGATCACGGCCGAGGGAACGCACGAGGAGCTCGTCCGCACCGACGGGCGCTACCGCGAGCTGGTCCTCGCTTGA